The Ptychodera flava strain L36383 chromosome 18, AS_Pfla_20210202, whole genome shotgun sequence sequence CGGGCAGCCATGAAATTTAATTCGTATCTCGGTCTCCCACCACCCGTATCACCAACGCCGTTCAAAGAACATGAGCAGACACTAGCAAGTTACAGCGAAAAGTTGACCGAGCAACACATGCAACAGGCTGTGGCGGAAGTCCGACAGGTGGTGCTGGGGGTATCAGACAAAGATGTTGACGATGGAGGGAATGACAATGGACAGGAAATTGTCGATgttgcagtttctgttgacGGGTCATGGGCGTCAAGGGCTTTTCTTCCCTTTATGGCTTTGTCAGTGTGATTTCAATTGACACCGGTaagtttttaataaaatatcaacGAAAGTTTTTAGGGGCCTTGATATGCCCCAGTCAGTATTGGGGCGTTAGATGCATATGTAATAAAGCAAACCAACTACAGTTGCCAGTGCGGTACACCTTTCGTGAAAGCTTTTTATGCATAATAAAAATGGTGCGACTGATATCAGTGTTGAGAGAAGCATTACATAAGTGAATGACATCGATTGAGAAAGTCAGACGACATTAAATTTTAAGTGttaacttttcatatttttgtggtCCTGGGAATATATTAACTTTCAAAGGTTTTTTTGAAGGGCTTGAAAACATGTTTGCTATTGATATGTATACTTATGTATGCCCGTTTGAAATATTGTGGGACAGACATTTTATTGACTGCTGTAAAGGAAAGAGTTTGTAAAAAAGGAAAGCCACACTTGCTTGATAGTCCTATCCAAGTGAATAATATTATTTCACAAAGATACTGCTTTCCAAATCTTTCTTTTTGTCCTGTAATCACTCATGAGCAGTGAATTTATTTGGGTGACTGATATGGCTACTACAAGTAAAATTGACAACTTCAGGTAAGAAGTGATAACTCAGTGTCTGTCTTTTCCATAAAAGTCTGTACAATATAATTTTATGACATCCAAATTCTGCAATTTTTCTCCAGGAAAGGTGTTGGATCGACACATCAGTTGCTCGTACTGCCGAGAATGCCAAGCAATGGAGAACCAACCCAGGGACTTTAACTACATGAAATGGTTCATTGAACATGAGccagaatgtaaaatgaatcaTCAGGGTTCAGCAAAAAGCATGGAGGCAGCGGGTGCATCAATATTGTTTGAGAGATCTAAAGAAAAGCACAAGTTGAGGTATGATAAATGATATAGGCTAATGTGCCAGCCCTATATTACATCATTCTACTGATGTGCAGagtgctcggaaggttatatctgattggtcgattatCACTATTCATAGCAATTTAGGgattgtatttttattattcaACTATATTGGTCACATTCAGCCAACCTGTTTGATAACTACACacagcttccgagatgctgcacatcagcagaatgATGTAATGTTGGGCTGGACTGGAATCACATTGATTTTCAGACATTCTGTTGATTTGTCTCCGACAAATGAAACCAGACTAACTCTTATATTATCACAGCATTTATCCatattgtaacaaaatgatATCTGACAAgtttattttgcataaaaataaagtAGTTGCAGTCCATGCAGTCTTGTACTCCTTCAGTCAAAATGTCATTGACTTTTTTGCTCCAATGTTCATTTCAGCTATTGTCTTAAGATTGTTTGCATTTAGACACAGAAAAACAATTATCTGACAAGGCATATGTTctttatattattttacaaaacagGTACAGTCAATTTATAGGAGATGGAGACAGCGCAGCGTACCAGTCTGTTAAAGATGTGTATGCCAGTGACAATATTATTGTCCAAAAGGAAGACTGTGTTGGTCACATTCAGAAGAGAATGGGCACCCACCTGAGAAAACTGGTTGATAAATATAAAGGTAAGTATTTGCCAACTACTAAAAGGTCAATACTGTAGTTATACTCTTTAGGACGGGGACCTAAACTCATGTTTTCAAACAAGAGTTTTGCTGTTTGCCCACCTTGCAAGACGAAAAAGCCCTGgtaattttaacatttcaacTGTAAAATACTGGCAATGCCAGACGGCATACTGGCCAACTGCATCATGAAGGGGAAGAGAAATCTTCATACAGATAGCAAGTTTTTTACCCCTTGGAAAAACTAatgggtgaaaattagcatgggCCCTTACAAGATATAACCTCAGTTACAATTATTTGTGTGCAAATAGGGGTGGTCCCTTCGTATAGATTTTGACTGTCACCCAGGATGAGTGTTTTTATGTCTTGGAGAATCTTTCTGCGTTTTTGTATACCATGTTTTTGAACATGCCTTCTTAATATTGTGGTtccaattaaaatattaaagttaccATATTTTTATAATATCACATTATAgtttgcagagaaaaaaaaaatttctgacattttgtaTTTGTCTTTCTTCATTAGGTGGTAAGCTAGAGGATGGCAAAGGTTTGACAGGCCGGAATAGACTCACAAACCAAATGATCAACGCATTTCAAGTGTTCTATGGTATTGCCTTGAGAAATAATAAAGGTAAGAGCAATTTAGAATGTATCACTTTTAAGGGTTTTTTATTAgtaaaactattcatagttgTAGAAGTGTAGTATCATATTGCTATGAGGGCAGTTTCTTTGATGTCTTCAGCAATCTTATGATACCTAGAAAATGGAAGTTTAGGCCAGCTTTACCTTTACTTTGGGTTgtgtacaatgaaaaaaataagtgCCATCTCCTCGGACGATAAAGACTAAGGGATGGGTGACTTTCATA is a genomic window containing:
- the LOC139117256 gene encoding uncharacterized protein, with translation MGVKGFSSLYGFVSVISIDTGKVLDRHISCSYCRECQAMENQPRDFNYMKWFIEHEPECKMNHQGSAKSMEAAGASILFERSKEKHKLRYSQFIGDGDSAAYQSVKDVYASDNIIVQKEDCVGHIQKRMGTHLRKLVDKYKGGKLEDGKGLTGRNRLTNQMINAFQVFYGIALRNNKGNVEEMSRQTRAILLHYASTHDEPRHEYCPKESW